Genomic DNA from Bombus affinis isolate iyBomAffi1 chromosome 8, iyBomAffi1.2, whole genome shotgun sequence:
TGTCTTGATCGTTGTATTGCTAAATATTTGGATGTACAAGAACGTATTGGTAAAAAGCTTCAACAAATTTCCATGCAAGAAAGCAAATTTGTAGAACAACCAAAATTAAGTTAAATaaagtgaaataaaatattaatttgttaaGATAAATATCAGTAGAAATCtcatttttatgcatttagcGGCTTTCTCCTGAGGAGATATATAATCTTTTTGGTGGAtgtaatttaatgaaaaatgaagtTCTTTTTGTATGTTCTGTaaaatactaaaataaagtGTAGTAACAAATTTATTCTGTATTCAATTGTACAGTTtgaataatgtaaatataattagcaaatcatttaatatttcgatatgactaaataaaaattcaatttgttGCTGCCTTGTACAACAAAAACGAGTTTTTCTTTGTAACATATGATttgtaagtagaaaattgtttatttCATCGTAATACATAATTAAGTAGAAAAACTAACAATACAATCAAAAACTCAGTCGATATATAAACACAATGATATTTTTGGTAGCACAAAAAATTATGTACAAATTTAAGTATCAtattaatattgaaaattacgttataccgtaatattcATATTCTCTCCTTTAGCGCAATTTTTGTTTAAGGAGAATGAAAAttgttcttcttcctttcgttGTTCAAATTATTATCACATCATGTGTGAAACAGTTCAAATTTCAATTTAaggaattatttattgttaaccAGCAGTTTTCTCCTTTACCGGATGAATCGTCGCTAATGATAGTGTATGTTGTCCTCCACCAGCAACTCGTATCACTGTTTTCCCCTCCAATTGCTTTCCTTTGACTAGTGTAGGTATCTCAacatcttcttcttctcctgtACCTAACTGGCCACTTGAACCCATACCCCATGAATATAAATCTCCTGTATACAGACGTATGATAATACCATATGTTTCACAAgatgataataataacaacatatataataacaataaataatgacAACAAAATAAACTATGACGGTACCAAAAGAAAAACTCTACCTAATTCAGTAACAGCAAACGATTGGGCACTGCCTGCTGCAATGTCAATACATTTAAAGGAACTTAAGCTAGGAACTAGTGTTAATTCTTTTGCATCCAAACAATTAGATCCGAGTCCAAGGCGGCCATATTCTTTACGGCCCATAACAAATACTTGACCAGAATCATCTAGAGCAATTGTATGATGTTGTCCACTACTAATATGCCTCCAGGTCTTTCCACTAAAGGTTTTTGAAATTTGTGGATGAAAATGAGTAACAGGATCTTTCAAGCCTaaaatttttatgtaatatttaattaaatcatattataatgatttttaaatcagtgttatttgttaatattttgtTTGAACTTACCAATTTGATAGTAATTATTTAGTccaaatacatatatatctccCTTCTGATATTCTTTAGCAAATGTACAATATGTTCCGGCCCATATATCATCAAATTCTAATTTCTTAGTAACTTTAAATTCAACTAATCCAGGAGTTAATAAAGGTCCCATACCATGACGGGTATTTCTACTAGCTGCCCTAGCAGCTACTCGTCCTAATTGACCTTGTTCTCCGCATCCACACGTGTATATATGCCCATTTTTATCAAGTAATACTAAATGATCAGCACCAGATGCTATTTTAACTATTTTTACATTAGGCAGCATTTCTATTGGGAACCGTTCATTTCCATTTAGAGTTAGACCCATGGTACCATGAGAATCCTGAAGAGAATATCGTAATTTCTTGTCATTTATTTCTTAAAATCGATAGTGGATTAGCAGTTAAAGCAAAAGAAAATTATACCCTAAAGGAACCCCATGCAAATACTCGTCCATCTTCTAATAAAGCAGCACTATGGGAATCCCCAGCCGTCACCTGAATGGCTTTGCCGGGTAGATCAACAGAGTCTGGTTCAGTTTCAGAACCATCTCTAGACGTATCTCTTCCCAATGCTCCTTCGTCATTGCAACCAAACGTTAATACTCCTCCACCTTGTCTTAAGCACACATTGTGCATACCACCAGCTGCTATAGATACTACATCTTGATATCCAGGAACAGTTGCTGGACGTGTTTTTTCAACAACTTCCTCTCCTAAACCAAGTTGTCCAACATCACCTTGTCCAAATACCAATATTACGCCGCCAGTCGCAGATTGTCGTAAATCGGGTTTCACAACTAATTCTGTGAAATGCATGCAAGTGTTTAGCTATTTTACAGTATTTAATTTAGTGACGTATACAATTATATTTGTGCCGATCTACATTTGTCTCAGGACACGAAATATTCGCGGCACTATACAGAAAGATTATTAAGACGATTTCACGAAACTTTTTTTTGAAGTATTTTTTTTGAAGTATTAATATACTCCCAGCTGCCAACTAAAACGGAGCAATAATTATCGATCGTGGAACACATTGCTTAAACACATGTGCCTCGTGGTTTTGCACTTTCAATAAGATTTTTTATGCTAATAAATTTTTCACCGCCAAATATATACTCGTAAAAATATTAGctaaaattggaaaaatagCAACTTACCTTGTTTTTTCCTTATCTGTTTTGGCTCACGTTGGTTTTTTGCAGGAGCCGAAGCTGGTCGTTTTGTTGCTTTCCTTGGCGGCACTAAAAGTATATCGAGGTTAtgtttacaaatatatatataaaacctaATTTATGACAGTCATGTATGGAGAAACAACCGATTTTAATATCGCGACTCATATACGTACTAATTTTGCACGATAATTGTTTTAGAAATGGAATATATAGCGCCTTACTGTCGGTTGGCGCCAAAAAGTTACAATGCTGCTGAACTCGTGGCTGTTGCGCAACTCACCAGAGGCGCTAATGTCTGGATTTTTTTAACACACGAAAACTCGTCACGTTTTATATCTTTGGCTGATTTTCAACTATAGATCTCACTTCCGACGTACAAAATGCAATCTTCGTAACGGAAATTCTATCCCTTCCTTCTTCGATGGACGGTTCGTATAAATGGAAATGTTTCGATCCGGTTTACTTTGGTCCGGTAAACTGTTGAAATTGCAACAAGTACCTTTCATTGGTAAGAATCGCTTATGGATAAAAATCGATTATTTAGTAATCATTCGGTCGTTCCTGACATGCTCGTGCATTTACATCATCGGGTTATAGTATAGCTTTGCTTTTCAATTATTCACTTAATTTTTCCTATATATTCGAGGATAATTTTAACGATATGTCTAAGTAATTTGTAATTTGATAAGTATTAAATACGTAAAATAGAGCAACGTTTGGAATAttctttcataaatttataacgcTAGGGTATAATTTCCTCTGAGATTCCCGTTTAAAAAGTCGTTTCTCACCTTTATTCTTTGCTTGATTTTGTCCATAATAATAAACGTAGTGTACGCGTACTGTGTTCATATGAACGAAGGAAAGTCTCGGATACTATCGAACACGAAAACGTCAAGTGGAATACAGATTAATTTAAGTGTACGATTTGAATTGAACGATAGCACGAACTAGTGATAGTCGACATAATGCATAGTTAAATTTTGTGCCAAACAATTTCCATTGCTTGTTTTGCCACGGTACTCAATAAATTCGCACGATACGACACGAGGCAATTATCCGGTAAACTCGTTTACAAAGATAGCGAAGTTCCCGCGGATCCTTTGGTTATTCGGCGCGATAAATTCATAATTCTTTTAGCAAGGTGGTGCGCGGTCACGATTCACGCTACACTGCGAATTAGAAGAGAACAGACGGTAAGGGGTCTTGTCGGGGTTGATATCTCGTGGATAACGATATGCACCAAGAGAATCGACGAGAGAGGGAGTCttgaaagaggaagagaggagAAAAGAGGGGTGGATTTGAACCAGAGGGGGGCTGGCCGGTTATCAGAGGGGTCAGATACGTTGGTGCGCGCCAGTCGAAGCCGAGACTTCGTCCGCGCAACTACTCGTCGAATTTGTCTGTTGAACGGTCTTTTCCATTCAAACGCTTTCGACTCGTCGATTTATTGAGTCCCCGttgtcgtttctttttttatttcctttacgTCCTTAGGATACGGTTTGAGCAATCGTTTACGTATACTCGATCGCGATCGAAAGAATTTCCGACATTCCCGGCTTTGTGTTTACTTTTAATTTACGTTTAAAGGAACGAACAAATTGCGCCAGTTTGCACAGTCGAAGGTTTTACGGCGAGGTAAAAGCAGTTCATGTAGAAAAATCAAGAATCATGACGAAAGTGCGCCAATACAGATTTCTCTCGCTACTCGTGCACATCCTGCTTGGCGGTGAGTTTAAAAAAAACATTCCTTTTCCATTACGATATCCTGCTAAAAGTCGAAATGTTTCTTTTATCTTCTCTTCTTCGCTTCTTTCAAACGAGAGCGAAACTTTCGACGATGAAGCGTCACGCGAACAGCGACAGTTTAAAATTTCTGATTATCGCGCGTGTCGAAATTCGCGCATCTTCGTACGACTTATTCGTAGAATATTTATCGCGGTACTCGGTGCCAAGCATGCGGGTCGTAAGCGATAAATACGCGAATTTGGAAGTTTCCGTCGCTTGCAGCGCAGCGCATCGATCGTCCAATTCGTATGACTTGTTGAGTCGCACCTTAAATCTTACGCGCGAAGTTGCATCTACTCGGCAACAAACTTATTCGACACGATCTATTCGGGGATCGTCTTTAATCGAATCGAATAGACTCGACCATGCACGGGCATCTGCTTGAATTCTCTCAATCGAGTTAAGTGGCTTCCTAAACGCGGTAAGCTGCGCATCGTTTTACCAAGGCTTGCACGTGCTTCTAAGAAGTACGATACTATCGTGGGAGGAAGGTAATAGGAAAGGCGAAGAATGCGGACAGGTTCGGCGTATTTTTGCACTTTCTAAATCTTCCGCTTCTTTCCAGCACCGAGATCGTTCGCTTCCGAGCGATCGGTAGAATCGACGCCGACTATTTTCGAGACCTTTGCATTTGAACTTGAGACGTATCTTCGTTACAGGCCCATCTTCGCTCCTCTCTTCTTCCTTCGATTTCTCGCGATCGTCGTACTGTTCGTTCGACAGGAAGAACCTAAGAAGCAGTTTCGGCGTATTACAGCAGTCGGAAGAAGGCGATTATTAAGTTTTGTTTCGTACGACGTGATTTCAAATTCGACGTGGCAATGGGAAACACGCTTGGTAGAAGGTAAACGAAAAACCAGGAAACGCCATAGTCGCTCGTACAAATATATAGAGAGGCGGGGGCAAGGCGAATGGGCAATCGGTCTGTGAAAGTAGGAACAAAGGTACCGAGCGAACAGGGAAACAAAAAGGGGGGAGGTGGGAAAAAATAAATCCTCAACCCAGTTTTCTCGTTATCAATCATCCTGCCGATATTTTGAAAGTACGACCAACATCGGTGGAAAATCCACAGGATGGACGCTACGGTCCAGATAACGTTCCCGGGAATTCGATAATCGTCCAGAGGAAAGAGGATGAGAAGCTTCGGCCGTTCGGCCTGTCTCGCGAAATTCTATTTCTCCGAGAATGTTTCCGCGTTAACGAAACTTTGAGGATCGGCGAATATTGCGGTCTACCTGGCGTAACAGTCGAATGGAAGTTGGCaagtttattttatttgatcGCGGTGCCGTCCGGGTCGACTCGATTTTCCTCACCGCAGAACGACGTTCTACGTTCTCTGATTTTTATCGTCGATTAGCGCCGGTGCCGACCGGTTCCCAGAGAAACCATCGGTCGTTCGTAATGGCAATCGGCTGCAAGTATCTCCTCGTTTGTCGAGATTCGAATCATCTTTCATTCAACGATAAAACGTTACCCGCAGGCAATGGCGAGGGAGAAATGTATATTTCGCGAATCGCGGCGAGTTAAGAGTCGAAGGAAACTAGTAGCAGGTGCGTACGATTCGTGCAGGGCAAGATCGCGGACTCGATTAATATCGAGGACGCGCTTCACGGCTTAGGATCGGATTACTCGctcgagaaaaagagagagagccGACTGTTCTTCTAGGAAAGAAAAACAACGTGGAAAGAAAGGAGACCTTTGGAAGTAGGTGGGAGCGGAGGACACAGGGTGGAAGGGTAGGAATAACTGGTAGGAATAGGAGAACTCGCTGAATATGCATGAAACAATCGCATATCTCATGCAATTAGCCGAGGCAATTTTTTCCCTCTTTCGTTTTCTTTCGCTCGCTTCAGCTTTTCTCAACTTGTCCTCCGTCTTTCCCTTGATCCGTTGGTTCGTCTCGTTTTATCCGAAGAAAGCAACCGAAAGCtcgattcgaatattcaaattgCATTTTGAATAGCGTTGATACTCGGTTTCTTCCAGTTTCTTTGCCGCTAAACTTCGCCTTTGCTATattcttccttctcttcttgCCGTGTTTCTCTTTCCGCTTAAAAAATGTTGATTGCGCGAACTTTCTCGCAGCTAACCCAGTTGATGTTTCGTAGAAGGGCAGACGCGAAAACCCTATGTCGGCGATCGGAGAACGACGGAAAGTATCGCGAAAAGGCTCGGTGTCTTTTAAACATTAACCAGCTTAGAGCGCGCTTTAATGTCTTTCGTCGGTAGAGGAAgcaaaggaaaagagaaaacggACGCGGCACGAAAACACGTTCCGTTGACTCGGCAAACATTTTGTTCGCGGCCCTCCATCGATACCTCGCTGCCACGGAACCCGAACGCTTTCGCGTTTTTCCCGGGAATCTCGTTCTTTTTGGAGAAAAAAGGCGGCTTTTCCGTTTGGTAAAAGAGCACTCCGTGACTCGCGACTTACTGTGTTCTCAGAAAACATCCATCGCGTGTTCCATCGAGCCAAAGTTATTTTTACGCGCGGTTCTTCCCCTTATCGAACGTTTTCTAATAATTTGTCCGACTTGTCCGGATGCTTTTAACGTCGATAATCTGCCAACCTCTAAGAAAGATATCGTCAAACAACTCGAGGCTCGAGTACGAGATTTGGTGGCTACGTTCTGTCGTTTGGAATTTCCCATACGAGATACGAATTCGAGGAGAACGACAGGTAGAAGGTTCGGCTCGAACAACTTTCCCTGCGATTTTGTTGGAAATTTGCGGCCACGCATGGATGACAAAATAGCCTTTGTGTCAGTACCTTGCTGTTAACGAGTATTAACTCTCGCACGAGGAAATATAGGTCAAAAGTTGGCCGCAGAGTGATGAAACGGGCCGCTGGCCAGCCGGATGGGACCACGAAACGGAGTTAGCAATGATTTTCCACCGGTCCTGGTAGTTTCAAGTCCAGTTCCGAAGTCTGCTTTTGCCGGTTCCGTTTTTTCAATCTATGCAATTTTCCAGATTTTTTCTAAACATTTCTGTCCTGATCTTCTTCGAGTCATCGCGATTCTCAGACGTTTCGCGTCTGTCCTTTCGCGGCCTCGCGGTCGTGAACATTTCGTTCGAAGGTTAGAACGCGAGAATGCTCCGAGCTAGCAGCTCGCGTTGAAATCGAAACGAGTTCTCGTCGATATACGATTTCGCGTGGGAGATCGAACATAGTTTGCTGTTTTTCTCGACGAGAGCAGCGCTTTAAAACAGGATATCCGAAACGCGAACAGGAGGACATTAGGTGCGCGTCCCAGAGGATCCGAAACAGGATTGAATTTTCCGAACGATGACAAGAACCACGATGTTCTTCCGCTTTCGTCGAACCGATTCGATCGACAGAAGATTGTGCACGGTTGTATTTGGGAGTAGCGACGCAACCTTGCGTCACAGCTGGCGCCGAAAGAGTACGTAGGTTGCAAGTTTAATTAAACCAGGTCGGGGAATGTGCATTCGCGAAGACCACCTTGTACTCCAAATTTTTTACTCGCGCGTTAGTTGCTCGCGTGAATTTCGTTCTGCGAATGCGCGTATCTCCTTTGAAGCGACGAACCAAAGGCGGTCGAGTCGTCGGAGGACAGCTTTTCCTTTGTTCTGGATGCGACGCGAGCCATTTAATAGACCGTAGCCTGTCTTTGTCTGCTTTAGTTCCGCGGAACGGACATATTCCTCTGGTGACTGCGCGTCGTTTCTTCCTGAAACTGTAGGACGACGACCGACGACAGGATCTCGCGGAGTTAGCTCGGTAACGAAGCGTCTGACGTTTTGTTGGTCGATCTTGGTTCGCCGGCCGATTCGATTCTCTTTCGCGTGGAGTGGTAAAAATATCCGCGTGACCGGTGAGTTGGAAACGCGCAACGTCGGAAACGCTGGAAACAATTACATGGCCGGGAACGTTGGTAGCTGAGTGAATTATACGGGAGCCGAGGGTGGAATATGGCGTTATCCGGCTTGTCCGGCAATTTGAAAGTCTAATGCGAGCTAGAATGATTTTTCTGAAAGGGGTCGCGCGGCCTGCCGTGTTTCGCTTCGTGCCATCGCCACCTGTTGGGAGTGCGAATCCCATAAACTCCCTCCCAGTTAGCCATTCTGTTCGTAAACAATTGGAAGCTTTTAAGTAATTGCTACGCTCGTCTTGGAAACGCGCTCGGAACAATCGCATCCCGTGCTCTCTCGTCGGCAATGGTTCTTGCTTCGTTTCGTATTCGTTCGAGCCTGCAGCCCCCACGGACGTGCAATCTTGTATCCGATTAGCCTGGATCTTGAAACGGAGATAAAACGAACAACGTTCTCCGTGAATCGAAAGGGCGATCGTCTTCCTTCTAATGAACTCTCGGTACCTGTCCTTGCCTCTATGGACATCGGACAACCGAGTTTAGCCCGTTAATGTTAATAGGAAAACCTATATTCCTCTCTGTCTCCCTgaccctttctctctctctctctctctttgtacTTTAATgagacacgttgtaatcctcgaTTCTGATTTTCACGAGCCGATATCGGCGGTGGTGGTCGACAGTGTTTCCATGCCAGAAAATACCGACGGATCTACAGGCTTTCCTGTTAATCAAGTAGCGGTTTTAAACGGCTTGTTCGGTTTACGCGGCAAGCATTATTGTCGCGGCTTCTATCGATTCGCGTGCGTTATTTGCTTCGTTTTGCCAATGCGATGAAATACCTTGCCTCTTGCCGGCAGAAATCCTATGGTAAATCTGCACAGCGTATAACCAAGTCGTAAATTAAACCGTCAAGTCGTGCCACCGATCGGAGCACTAACACCAAGGGTCGCGCTTGGTATCCTAATCGATTCGGTCTGACGGATCCGAGCGATTTCATCTCTCAAAATCCATCTCGCTGTAGATAAATAGCGGAAGAATCGCAGGATTCTCTCGAACGAAAATTATCTTGAAATTTCTACGGTGTTTCCCGTGTAGATCGCGATCCGACGTTTTTCTCTCTGTTCATCGCGAAAGAAGCATTCGCTCGTTTCGTCGACCCGATAACGAAAGGAATGCGAATAGCGCAATGTCTTTTTACGAAGTTGGAAGTAATTTTGAAAGAGAGCGTGCTACGCGCGTCACGTGGACGATACAACGTCGATAAATGTCTTTGcagtaaataaattcaaatggATGCCTCGTAAAATAGTTGTCTGTCCCGGGGGATTgtactttccttttttttacgtCCAGCGCGGTTTTATAGCGAAAAACGAGCAACTCTCGACTGCAGCAGCACATAACGGCACGAGGGCGAATCAGAAGTCACCGCGTCGACGACGCAAACGTCGATCGTAACTTGCAGTTTGCCGTTCGACTTTGGCTAACGCCTGCATCCAGACGAAATGTTTCGATCGCGTACTTTGTTTTCCATTTCCTGCTCTCTGTTTCCGCCTCCCTTTTTCTCTCGCTTCGTACTTTCTCGCCCTCGTTCCGGCTATATCCTTAGCCCGATGTGTTGCGCTTTTCCAAGATATATATTCTCCGGACAGATTCGGTCGTCGCAATACGAGTTTATGTCCAAGGAAACTGTAACTGTAGTTTCGAAGTTGCGCCACGTGCTTTCGGCCGTAACAGCTGAGCAAACAATCGACAGACGCGATGTATCAGATTCTGAAAACGTGTCTCGTTTGAAACGCTAACGGTGCGAACGCAACGAAGAAGTTTGCCGGTCCGACTCGGTTCCGACTATAGTCCGTCGCGCTGTCGATAAAGTTGCAGATCATCCGTCGGAGTCGAGAGTGTTTTTACGAAACCGGGGAAAAATCACGCGACGCGAAAGCAAGAGGCATGAAACTTCGATCTCGTAACGGAGCAAACGTTCGCGCGAAGATAATAGGAACTCGCGGTAGGTGGATTTAAAGCAGGCAAGGAAGTTCACGTAGTGACGTAGCTGCGGGATTTAAAGTTCTCGCTAGGAGGTTGTAGCACATTCTGTCGTAGTTTATGTCTGTATGTGCATCCAACTCCCGTTTGGGACCGCAACAGCTGCGCTAGCCTGTGCCGTGTCACTGGGAATTACGACAATTTTGAAAAACTGTTTTTCCATGTTTATGCGACCATCGCGCGCTCCCTTCGCCGCTTCTGCCGTCGTGTTGTCGATGGAAATCGTCTCCTGTTATACGAACGCGAAACCTTCTGTGCAATTTCAAATTGTAACGTGATCTAGAAGCCAGCACGAACCGCTACGATTTTTCATCTTCCCTTAACGCGTTTCGACGCAATTCCATCGACCACGTGTACGCGTTCTTCGTGGTTCGAAAGTCGATTGGCGAAAGGAACGCGGATCTCACGGGGTATAGGGTTGTCTTCTCTCACATAGATAGTTTCAAAAATAGAACGGtgcaaaattttcaaaattgatGTCTACCCCTTTGTTTAATCGCCATCTCCGATGATAGACTCGACGTTATCATTAATTAATCGCGTACGCGATACGAATCAAATCAGGGCTCGTTATATAAATTTACGTGAAAGGACACCGACGTCAAAGAATATCCTGGACACGTGAACAGGCGACGGGGACGCGAGGGCTACCGAAAGTCCGCTTTGCGAAACTTTCGAAGGAATTTGTCGGTGGGAGGACGAAGCAACCGAGGTTGGCGAATAAAGAATCACGCGGGCCGAACTATGCAGTTCAAGTACATCCTCTTCGAAAAGCTCGGGAATTTCAAACATTTCCAATAGGGCGCGCCGGACTGTGGCACCGTGATTTATAATTCCTAACGCGCGATGGATTTATTAATGCGAAAAGTTCTCGAGGAATTGGGTCTCGTTGGCTGTCGAAATCAACGCCAGGTATCTCGTTTCCCTTTTCGCGAATCCGGC
This window encodes:
- the LOC126919309 gene encoding regulator of chromosome condensation-like isoform X1 translates to MPPRKATKRPASAPAKNQREPKQIRKKQELVVKPDLRQSATGGVILVFGQGDVGQLGLGEEVVEKTRPATVPGYQDVVSIAAGGMHNVCLRQGGGVLTFGCNDEGALGRDTSRDGSETEPDSVDLPGKAIQVTAGDSHSAALLEDGRVFAWGSFRDSHGTMGLTLNGNERFPIEMLPNVKIVKIASGADHLVLLDKNGHIYTCGCGEQGQLGRVAARAASRNTRHGMGPLLTPGLVEFKVTKKLEFDDIWAGTYCTFAKEYQKGDIYVFGLNNYYQIGLKDPVTHFHPQISKTFSGKTWRHISSGQHHTIALDDSGQVFVMGRKEYGRLGLGSNCLDAKELTLVPSLSSFKCIDIAAGSAQSFAVTELGDLYSWGMGSSGQLGTGEEEDVEIPTLVKGKQLEGKTVIRVAGGGQHTLSLATIHPVKEKTAG